The genomic region CAGACTTTACCTGATCAGGCCAGCAATGTCAAGGGTTTTTTAACTTTTTTAAGAATTTGTCTGGAAAGGGTCATCTACATTCACTACTTCGGAACCTGTTTCTGCTAAAATGCGTCTTATGTCAGGGCTGTCAGACTCTACAACCAAAAGATAACTAGCATGCCGCTTGTCAGATTCTTCTTCCTGTTTTGCGGCTTCTGCTAACAGATCCGGCAGCATACTGAGACTGATATCCACCGTCGCTGAGTTGCCGGTCAAGTTTTCTCCAGCTGCGGCCATGACAGCAACCGGCGTTCCCGTGAACCGGTACCCGCCAAATGGATCATAGTCGTCAGGGAAGATAGAGATGGGATTATCTCCTCTCCGCATTATCTGGATCTGATCATCGGAGACGCCAAATTCCAATAATCTACCAACCGCATCCTGCAGGGATTGATAATCGTCAAAAACTGCGCCCAACTGTGACATTACAGCTAACCTCCTCAGTCATATTATCTCACATATATCGCTGTTCATGCTGACGCCCAGCATAATCGATGCAGGAATTTTTGACAATCTGTCGTAGATAATATGTGAAGAATGTTACAAGATGTAGGAATACAAGGAGGAATTAATTTTGAATCAGTTAATCGGAAAAGTTCCTGTTGGTGTTTCCAACAGACATATTCATCTCAGCGCTGAGGATTTAGAAACACTGTTTGGCCCAGGTTACGAGCTGACACCGATCAAAGATTTATCCCAAACTGGACAGTTCGCAGCTGATGAAAAATTGACAATTGTAACACCGAAAAATGCGATTCAGAACGTTCGGGTCTTAGGGCCGGTGCGTTCCCAAACTCAAGTTGAGATTTCACGGACAGATGCGTTTGCTCTCGGCTTAAGACCGCCTGTTCGTGATTCTGGATCTCTGGAAAACTCAGAGGGAATTACTTTAGTTGGTCCAAAAGGTTCGATTCACATTAAAGAAGGCGTGATCATTGCTCTGCGCCATATTCACATGAGCCCAAAGGATGCAGAAGAATTTGGTGTTAAAGACAAGGATATTGTTAGCGTTAAGGCAGGTGGCGAGCGCGGCGTTATCTTCACTAATGTTCTAGTTCGAGTCAGAGATGATTTTGTTCTC from Bacillota bacterium harbors:
- a CDS encoding phosphate propanoyltransferase gives rise to the protein MNQLIGKVPVGVSNRHIHLSAEDLETLFGPGYELTPIKDLSQTGQFAADEKLTIVTPKNAIQNVRVLGPVRSQTQVEISRTDAFALGLRPPVRDSGSLENSEGITLVGPKGSIHIKEGVIIALRHIHMSPKDAEEFGVKDKDIVSVKAGGERGVIFTNVLVRVRDDFVLEMHIDTDEANAAGLGNGAIVEVYK